The Candidatus Nitrosymbiomonas proteolyticus genome has a segment encoding these proteins:
- a CDS encoding GMP synthase produces the protein MRRQTVLVIDFGGQYSQLIVRRVREFNVYSELVPWTNAEAMIREREPAALILSGGPQSVLAEGAPDFDPSLIEGLPVLGICYGLQWIAHRLGGKVERATAREYGFRAIEVLEEDSLVGRLSSNQVWMSHGDQVVEAPPGFAITARTGSCPVAGFESPERRAYGVQFHPEVSHTPAGREVLRRFLFEVAQLSGDWTSAAFVQEALGAVRAQVGAEGRVLCAVSGGVDSSVMAALLIEAIGDRAVCVFVDHGLLRKREAEQVVETFGNHFQANLKVFEERERFFSALKGVTDPEQKRKIIGEQFVRVFEDHAGELQGCDFLAQGTLYPDVIESGSPTAAKIKTHHNVGGLPEWMQLKLIEPLRWLFKDEVRDLGRELGLPEKMVEREPFPGPGLAVRVLGEVTPDRVAIVQEADAIFREELRAHGIHKRVWQSYAALLDVRSVGVMGDERTYEQPIVLRAVESEDAMTASPVDIPFDVLTHVASRIVNEVEGVNRVLYDLSSKPPATIEWE, from the coding sequence ATGCGACGGCAAACAGTCCTCGTCATCGATTTCGGCGGCCAGTATTCGCAACTCATCGTGAGGAGGGTGCGCGAGTTCAACGTCTACTCGGAGCTTGTCCCATGGACGAACGCGGAAGCGATGATCCGCGAACGAGAACCTGCGGCCCTGATCCTGAGCGGCGGGCCCCAGTCCGTTCTAGCGGAAGGCGCGCCCGACTTTGACCCCTCCTTGATCGAAGGGCTCCCCGTCTTAGGGATTTGCTACGGGCTCCAGTGGATCGCTCACCGCCTCGGAGGGAAGGTCGAGCGAGCCACAGCGCGAGAGTATGGCTTTCGAGCCATCGAAGTCCTCGAAGAAGACTCCCTCGTCGGTCGGCTCTCGTCCAATCAGGTGTGGATGAGCCACGGGGATCAGGTCGTGGAGGCTCCGCCAGGGTTCGCCATAACTGCAAGAACCGGCAGTTGCCCGGTCGCCGGGTTCGAATCCCCCGAGAGAAGAGCCTACGGAGTTCAATTCCACCCGGAGGTCAGCCACACTCCTGCCGGCAGAGAGGTCCTCCGCAGGTTCCTCTTTGAAGTGGCTCAGCTCTCAGGCGACTGGACGAGCGCGGCGTTCGTTCAAGAGGCCCTAGGGGCGGTTCGCGCCCAGGTAGGGGCCGAAGGCCGAGTTTTGTGCGCCGTGAGCGGGGGCGTGGATAGTTCCGTGATGGCTGCGCTTTTGATCGAAGCCATCGGAGATCGCGCGGTCTGCGTATTCGTCGATCATGGACTGCTTCGCAAGCGCGAGGCCGAGCAAGTGGTCGAGACGTTCGGAAACCACTTTCAAGCGAACCTCAAGGTGTTCGAGGAGCGCGAGAGGTTCTTCTCCGCTTTGAAAGGGGTGACCGACCCCGAGCAAAAGCGCAAGATCATCGGCGAACAGTTCGTTCGGGTCTTCGAGGACCACGCAGGTGAGCTTCAAGGGTGTGATTTCCTCGCCCAGGGAACCCTATACCCCGACGTGATCGAAAGCGGCTCGCCGACTGCCGCCAAGATCAAGACCCACCACAACGTTGGCGGTTTGCCCGAATGGATGCAACTCAAGCTGATTGAACCGCTTAGGTGGCTCTTTAAGGATGAAGTTCGGGACCTGGGGCGGGAACTGGGGCTGCCCGAAAAGATGGTCGAGAGAGAGCCATTCCCAGGTCCAGGCCTTGCGGTGCGGGTGTTGGGCGAGGTCACTCCCGACCGAGTCGCGATCGTGCAAGAAGCCGACGCTATCTTTCGGGAAGAACTTCGTGCTCACGGCATCCATAAGAGGGTGTGGCAGAGCTACGCCGCGCTTCTCGACGTCCGGAGCGTTGGGGTGATGGGCGACGAAAGAACCTACGAGCAGCCCATCGTCCTTCGAGCCGTCGAAAGCGAGGACGCGATGACGGCAAGCCCGGTAGACATTCCCTTCGACGTCCTCACCCATGTCGCGAGTCGGATCGTCAACGAGGTCGAAGGGGTCAACCGCGTGCTCTACGATCTCAGCAGCAAGCCGCCCGCTACGATCGAATGGGAATGA
- a CDS encoding alpha-L-fucosidase, with protein sequence MIGLSGVIAIAIGGATMMGQFAETQAQKDARMNWWREARFGMFIHWGLYAIPASEWNGKRTGGAEWILNHAQIKVEDYEPLLKQFNPVQFDAREWVRIAKQAGMKYIVITSKHHDGFCLWDSKLTDWKITKTPFGRDVLRELSEACKEAGITLCFYHSIMDWHHPDYLPRRAWDPRPGVEADYDRYVEYMKGQLKELVEGYGPLGVLWFDGEWEGTWTHEYGKTLYDYVRSLQPSIIVNNRVDKGRSGMAGMTVGDHRGDFGTPEQEVPPRGFPGVDWESCMTLNRNWGFDKFDEDWKSRRSLLQMLVDVVSKGGNLLLNVGPDALGRIPQPSVERLSLVGAWLKTNGEAIYGTTASPFPRPLSWGRVTQKPGVLYLHVFGSPDGKVELSGLRNKLRSASLLGGSAKLRWENGEDGPIVAWEGSLPDPDVNVIAVQIEGSPEVVPVPLRANRAGVALLRSNEAEIDRARYESDKDCVGYWTDPEATVAWEVQLPAAGAYKVAVMQACEPGVAGSKYRVRVAESSVEGTVSETRSWSDFAEVDLGEVTIARPGLVRVEVKALKIAKNALMNLRWVRLERVKG encoded by the coding sequence ATGATCGGCTTATCGGGCGTGATCGCAATCGCAATCGGGGGGGCGACGATGATGGGGCAGTTTGCAGAGACCCAAGCGCAGAAGGACGCGAGGATGAACTGGTGGCGCGAGGCGAGGTTCGGCATGTTCATCCATTGGGGCCTCTACGCGATCCCCGCCAGCGAATGGAACGGGAAGCGCACCGGTGGGGCCGAGTGGATTCTCAACCACGCCCAAATCAAGGTCGAAGATTACGAGCCGCTTCTCAAGCAGTTCAACCCGGTTCAATTCGACGCCCGCGAATGGGTCCGAATCGCGAAACAGGCCGGAATGAAGTACATCGTCATCACTAGCAAGCACCACGACGGGTTCTGTCTTTGGGACTCAAAGCTGACCGACTGGAAGATCACCAAAACTCCCTTTGGTCGGGACGTATTGCGCGAACTCTCGGAGGCGTGCAAGGAAGCTGGAATCACGCTTTGCTTTTATCATTCGATCATGGACTGGCACCATCCCGACTACCTGCCCCGGCGGGCGTGGGACCCTCGTCCGGGGGTCGAAGCCGACTACGATCGGTATGTCGAGTACATGAAGGGGCAACTCAAGGAACTGGTCGAAGGTTACGGCCCGCTTGGAGTGCTCTGGTTCGACGGTGAATGGGAAGGAACCTGGACCCATGAATACGGCAAGACCCTGTACGACTACGTTCGGTCGCTCCAGCCCAGCATCATCGTCAACAACCGCGTCGACAAGGGTCGGAGCGGGATGGCGGGCATGACCGTCGGCGATCATCGTGGCGACTTCGGAACGCCCGAACAAGAGGTGCCGCCGAGGGGTTTTCCGGGAGTCGACTGGGAGTCCTGCATGACGTTGAACCGGAATTGGGGCTTCGATAAGTTCGACGAAGATTGGAAGTCCCGCCGCTCCCTTTTGCAGATGCTAGTGGATGTGGTCAGCAAGGGGGGCAACCTTTTGCTCAACGTGGGCCCCGACGCGCTGGGACGCATTCCGCAGCCGAGCGTCGAACGGCTGAGCTTGGTGGGCGCCTGGCTCAAGACAAACGGTGAGGCGATCTACGGGACCACGGCAAGCCCATTCCCCCGGCCGTTGTCTTGGGGTCGGGTCACCCAGAAGCCCGGCGTTCTCTACCTCCACGTCTTCGGATCGCCCGACGGCAAAGTCGAACTGTCCGGACTCAGGAACAAGCTTCGATCCGCGAGCCTCTTGGGAGGGAGCGCTAAGCTCCGATGGGAGAACGGGGAGGACGGGCCTATCGTCGCCTGGGAGGGCTCGCTGCCCGACCCCGACGTGAACGTGATCGCGGTCCAAATCGAAGGGTCGCCCGAAGTCGTACCGGTTCCTTTGCGGGCGAATAGAGCCGGAGTCGCGCTTCTTCGCTCAAACGAAGCCGAGATCGACCGAGCGAGGTATGAGTCGGACAAGGACTGCGTCGGCTACTGGACCGACCCCGAAGCGACCGTAGCGTGGGAGGTCCAGCTACCGGCAGCCGGCGCTTACAAAGTGGCCGTGATGCAGGCCTGCGAGCCCGGAGTCGCCGGGAGCAAGTACCGCGTTCGAGTTGCTGAAAGCAGCGTGGAGGGGACCGTTTCGGAAACCCGCTCCTGGTCGGACTTCGCCGAGGTCGACTTGGGCGAGGTCACGATCGCAAGGCCAGGGTTGGTGAGGGTCGAAGTGAAGGCGCTGAAAATCGCCAAGAACGCTCTCATGAACCTGCGCTGGGTCCGCTTGGAGCGCGTAAAGGGGTAG
- a CDS encoding mechanosensitive ion channel protein MscL, with the protein MFNEFKKFALRGNMVDLAVGVILGAAFGKIVSSLVDDVIMPPLGLVLGKVDFNNLFVDLSGQGFKTLAEAKAAAAPTLNYGAFITVTLNFLIVAFAVFLMVKAFNRLTEARAKDEPAAAPTTHACPFCLSEIPIAAKKCPHCTSELQPAS; encoded by the coding sequence ATGTTCAATGAGTTCAAGAAATTCGCCCTTAGGGGGAACATGGTCGATTTGGCGGTGGGCGTGATCCTCGGCGCGGCTTTCGGGAAGATCGTCAGTTCGTTGGTGGACGATGTGATCATGCCGCCTCTGGGGCTCGTTCTCGGCAAGGTCGATTTCAACAATTTGTTCGTGGACCTCTCGGGCCAAGGGTTCAAAACGCTTGCGGAGGCCAAGGCTGCGGCGGCTCCCACGCTGAACTATGGAGCGTTCATTACGGTCACCTTGAACTTCTTGATCGTCGCGTTCGCTGTGTTTCTGATGGTCAAGGCGTTCAATAGGCTGACGGAGGCTCGCGCGAAGGATGAGCCTGCGGCTGCGCCTACGACCCACGCTTGCCCGTTCTGCCTGAGCGAAATCCCGATTGCCGCGAAGAAGTGCCCGCACTGCACTTCCGAGTTGCAGCCGGCAAGCTGA
- a CDS encoding A/G-specific adenine glycosylase yields the protein MGMKPKRKAASPPKADSAALLRWYSRHKRPLPWRDAQDPYPVWVSEVMLQQTRVATVIPYYARWMERFPMVEALASSPEQAALALWQGLGYYRRCKLLRAGARWIVEHGVPRTYAGWLGVPGVGPYTAAAIASICFDEPVPVADGNVKRVYARQTCDSSTGVVLERAALRWAGGLMEGHKPGEFNQALMELGATICTPRSPTCYQCPVRASCSAAATGKPENYPHRAPKQRPERIAFAIWAPVFEGRFGVHRVPPGPWWQGLWEFPRVEIGPRSEDSADDSLRRVVGPGWIEDLGEVSHHVSRFRIECRASLVRCETTSPLLEWYEPEKLGFVPMPALSVKVLKLALKHLGVNPAP from the coding sequence ATGGGAATGAAACCCAAACGAAAGGCCGCATCGCCACCGAAGGCTGACTCGGCCGCTTTGCTTCGTTGGTACTCCCGGCACAAGCGGCCCCTGCCTTGGCGCGACGCCCAGGACCCGTATCCGGTTTGGGTGAGCGAAGTGATGCTGCAGCAGACCCGGGTCGCAACCGTCATCCCCTATTACGCTCGATGGATGGAGCGCTTCCCGATGGTCGAAGCCCTCGCGAGTAGCCCAGAGCAAGCGGCGCTGGCGCTTTGGCAAGGGCTGGGGTATTACCGGCGCTGCAAACTGCTAAGAGCCGGGGCACGCTGGATCGTCGAACACGGAGTCCCCCGGACCTATGCGGGTTGGCTCGGAGTTCCGGGCGTTGGACCCTACACCGCGGCGGCGATCGCGTCGATCTGCTTCGACGAGCCTGTCCCGGTGGCCGACGGCAACGTGAAGAGGGTCTACGCGCGCCAGACCTGCGACTCTTCCACCGGCGTCGTGCTCGAAAGGGCCGCCCTACGCTGGGCCGGAGGGCTGATGGAAGGCCACAAACCGGGAGAGTTCAACCAAGCGCTTATGGAATTGGGAGCAACGATCTGCACGCCTCGCAGCCCCACTTGCTATCAATGCCCCGTTAGGGCGTCATGCTCGGCCGCCGCCACAGGCAAACCTGAGAACTACCCCCATCGAGCCCCGAAGCAACGCCCCGAGCGGATTGCCTTCGCCATCTGGGCGCCCGTGTTCGAGGGTAGGTTTGGCGTTCACCGCGTTCCCCCTGGCCCCTGGTGGCAAGGCTTGTGGGAGTTTCCTCGTGTCGAGATCGGCCCCCGATCCGAAGACAGCGCGGACGACTCATTGCGCCGGGTCGTCGGGCCCGGATGGATCGAGGACTTGGGAGAGGTGAGCCACCACGTGAGCCGGTTTCGGATCGAATGCCGAGCGTCCCTCGTTCGCTGCGAAACGACCTCGCCGCTGCTGGAGTGGTACGAGCCCGAGAAGTTGGGCTTCGTCCCCATGCCCGCCCTCTCCGTAAAAGTGCTCAAGCTCGCCCTCAAGCATCTCGGCGTGAATCCCGCCCCCTAG